In Esox lucius isolate fEsoLuc1 chromosome 22, fEsoLuc1.pri, whole genome shotgun sequence, the genomic window GATGACCAACGTACGTGCATAAGCGCATACATGTAGGCGTGCATTAATATGCGGTTTCACAAGGGTCCCGGTTTGGGGGACGTGGTCACCCTACTTTAGATCACGTTCTCTCAGAAAGCCGGATACTAGAACCCCACTATGACATTTAATTTAAGCTAGCTGCATTAGGTCACTTCTAGCCGTAAGGATAAGACGTCGCCACAAAGAGCTCATGAGGTCAATGAGGAGGTATGtaacgtctgtgtgtgtccattatGGCATTATTCACTTTTAGTAAACTAATACAGTTTTGTGGACCATGGGCCAGTCAAAGGCAGGGTAATGAAAACGGAAAGGGGTGCCATCCCGACGCGACTATGGGGTAACAGTGTTACGTCGAGGTATTTAGGGTCAGACACCCCCTCGTGAATTGCAGGAGAGTGTAAGCGAGTCAGCTGACTACCCGCGCTCTGACCTGCGCGTGGGCCCTCACATGGCAGCACCATAGAGAAGGATAGAGGGACGCGACAGTCTCCGTTCAACTCCATGGGCTGCATCGGGGGAAGCACTGGTGCAATTGTAGGGCTATCCTTAATGAGATCACAGAAACAATTGGGTTAGTGGTTTTAAGTTACTATGACCAGCTTGATTTAAAGAACTTCCCAATGTTAACACAGATTAATAAATATTCACTGACAGGTAACataattttttcacaaaaaTTATTGGATATGTTAAAAAGCATCGTTTGTGTGGGAAATGTCGTTTTACCCCTACAAGTTAGTGCGGCTTAGTGGTTAAAGCATCTGCATGGAATAATCTACTCCTTGAGGCAGCGATCATTAaatgctcctgtaaattgctgTAAGAAAGCTTACTAcatgacaatttttttaataGATATTGTATTAACAGTCATAAATATGAATGCAAGTACAATGCTGATCTTTTAGCGCCTCTCAGGAGTATGACATCATACTCTGGTGTTTTCTAAACTCGTTTACTAAAATACATGTCTGATATGGAGTATTTCaggtgttgtttttctgtttgggtTTATAAACTATGGGAAAATACTTAAAAGTACAAATTACTTTGGCCACACCTCTTAgtagaaaatgtacattatctGTATTTTAATTGTTACAGTATAAAAGTGTACGTTGCGTTtacaaaaatatcaaacattctAGCTAATATAAATCCATCTTGCAGTAGAAATAATTTAGTTCATTATAGTTTGACCTAGGTTTGATTAAACTGGAGCGTACAGTATAGGCCGACTGGGTTGTGtctggagggaagagaggggaggtgtTGCTGGCTTCCTCACGTGACGGTCCTGGTTGTTTTTTAAAGCTTGGTTCACATGACTTGTCATACCTTCCCCTTACAGAAGTGATGAAAGGTATATGACACTACAGCCTGCTCCGAACTTCGGAAGGCCCACGAACATGAAAAGAATAAAATAACCAAAACGGCGACAATATAACTGGAAAAGCAAGGCGGAtctttacttttctttttttctcggATCTGAGCACAACTGCTTTGGGAAAGGCGGAGCGTGAACGTTATTTACGCGCTGTCCAGGAGCAAATAACTTGCTTTCGGAACTCCTTCACATTATATCTTAGCTACTGACATTAAGAACTCGGGACTTCAAAATATGAATCGAAATCTTCCATGGGTTTTCGGTCTCGCCTGCGTTGTGATTCTAGGTGAGTGTTCATGACGTGGGGGACCGTTACACGCAGGAAATAATAACGACGCCATATAGGCTCATCGTTTGGGTGTAATATTTATCACAAACTTACCCAGGAGCCTATGACAGCctattattttgtctgtttagaGACTAAGCGTGGGATTAATTCAATCCCGACACGGCAATGTTTAGACTAGATGTCTCCAGTCATCGCATCGCGGTGTCCCACGCACATTCTGAAAAATTTAAGCAAACCTGTCAGCTGTCATATAATGATAGATTAGACTGATAGTTAAATCATTAGGTTAACCAATACCAGTCTCTTTGTTCATTTGACCGTCGGAAAATAAGATGAATAGGCCTATTCAGTCCGGGTTTGATCGAATTGAGTCCTGACTGGCAGTAGCCTGTACATTCTAATTGTTGATAATAGGTGTTGATAATTTCCAAGACGTGTTGTTGGTTGATAGTAGAAGGTCAAGTGAATTTAATTGGAACAATCGGCGAGTCTGTTTGTCCAAAATCAACAGCGCGACTGTCCCTCTGGCCACCCTGTCAGAGCTCGAGCGCCCACTGaaccgctccattgtccccggGACGCTTCACGTGACTATAGAGGTGCTTTGTTCAATGGAAACACTGGACTCTCTATGACCAACGGTTAGCTGGCTGGTGGCTGCATGAACTAAGTGTCCTATACACAACAGACCCGAACGATCGCAATCAATTGGCTGTCACAATACTGTCAGACAACTTCATGAGCTGATTTAGTTCTGCCTTGGCTTTTTATACGGTTTTTGGGACTGTTTGCTTTGTTGCGCGGTACTAATCATGGTTCATTGAAGCCTTTATTATGTTTTTCCTCGGGATAACACCTTGCCCTATAGGAATGCAAACCAGTTTAGTAGAAGGTATGGTAGTCACATAATGTGACCAtagttttgtttctgtgtcacATGCCTTTCGCTCTACTGCTTTGtagaacattgtgtgtgtgtgtgtgtgtattgtacatAGTCTGTGGGTTTTTGGGTGGGGAGGCTGTGTgcatttgtacatttgtataCATGTGATATACTGGTCCTTAGAAGTATATTAAGCCATAATATATCAAGGGAGCTGAGGGCCTGATGTTGGGCTTGTTTAGGCTTGGGGTGATGAGGTTTAGAATTGGGTGGTACATGAGGCATTCACTGTCCTGTCCACCAGGCCTGGTAATGGACCTGAATAACCCAGTAGGGAGGATCTCTGGGATGCTACAGATCTCACCACGCCTTCATTAAACCGCTAGTTTGACCAAATGCCACCCGGTCACCTACAACGTCCCCTTATGCCCTGCTTTTGACAAGTGCCCTGTTATAtaatgtgccatttgggatgcagcttAGTTAAGCTTGTAGGGATTTTGTCCACTCTGTACCCAAATGGTTATTTGGATGAATTTGTCCTCTGAAGAGGAAGACGGGACAGAAGCCTGTAAACTGTTGAGACTCCTTCTGGTCAGTGTGGCCTCTTTTGGCACATAAACAAACCTGACCATTGACCCATATGCCTGTAAACACATTTAACCAGCAGGCGTTTATGAGTCTGCAGTCTCTGAAGCTGTCTTGGCCAAACACAGGTATAATTAGGCTGTCGTAGACTGTGTGAGCAAAACAGGAAGGCTGTGAATAAAGTATTTGGTAATGGCACAAACAAAGTTCTGTAGAAGGGAGGGGCCGGGTTGATTGACATCACTACTGGCTTACATCATCAAGGGCAACATTCTAGAACTCCTCTCTGGTCTGGAACAGAACTGCTATGGAAGTAGAAGTACATACAGCTAGGGATTTGTTTTGGATTATGCAGATGTTTCAGACTGTGAATTCATAATTTGGCTAAAGCCACtgatcaaaataatttgtaagGTGACTTTTCAACCAGAATTATACCTCTTCAAATGGAAAAGTAATTTTGTCTATGCATTTTctcagtgttttatttataacataaccttaatattcattttaaccaGACTAACCTTattcctaactctaaccttaagatctaaaatgtaatgtcatcatacatttctacaATACCCAACACTGACTTTAGTGGCTTTAGAAAGTAGTGGAAACCTGATATCAGGCCTGTTTGTGTCGCAGCCCCAGTGCCCATTATTGTTCTGtactgccctctgctggtcaTTGTTAGAACAGCCATGACGTGTCAAAGCATTGCTGTTGGCTATGTGGTTGTTTTAGTAATACCGAAAGAATCCAAGGACCGAGACTCGACATGTGTTCAGGTCGATGTGCAATGCCAGTTTGCAAGACGGAGGTACGACCACTTGTTTTCAGTGTATGctaaaaatacagaaaacgTGAACGCAtgtgggaggagctgtggtCCTGTGGTTTAGGGTTACATTATCAAGGTAGATGTGTTGGTGGTGGTTATGTTGATGGTGCTAATGATTACCGTGGCATTGATTATGCTGATACTGATGTTCGTCCTACAGGTTGCTTGGCAAGAACCCAGGCTCAGGTCACTCTGGTGGTGACAAATGGAAACCTCACCTGCATCAAAGCTGAACTCTCCGCCTCCTTCTTCATCCCCTATGACACTGCCAACGGCACGGTAAACTACATCTCCCACAATACTCTCTGCCTGCACAAACACAAGGCCTCATACTGTCACATAAGGAACGCGTAGGGCAGGGTGTTAAACGGCTCCACGGAAGGCCGAGCGTCTGccggtttttggtttttcctttaaattggttcccagttcagacctaaacaaccaggtgagggtggaatctaaccaattagtgacctaattaatcaatcaagtacaaggggAGAGCGACAACCTGCAGACATTTgaccctccgtggaaccggtttgacacctctggcgTAGGGAAAAGAATGCCATCTGGGTTGCTCTCAAGAGTGTCCAGGATTTTAAGCGAGCAAGAGTCTCGACAACGGCTTTATGTGTGCAGACAACAAATAGGACAGCGTTTTTACTCACGTCGACACACATTCCTTTTTCACCCCAACGGTCGTCTGATTGGAGTGTCTAGAGGGCGTGGTCAACTAATGAACTGTAAACGCACCGTTATTCTACCTGAAGTAGGACCAAGACTCGAAACGCCTGTTCCTTTAGAGGATTGTAAAGGATTCAGCGCTATTCAGGATAGTTTACTATGTTTATATGAGAGGGAgccaggggtcaggggtcaggggtggTGTTTACCTGTTATATTGTCCAGATCAAGAAACAACTCCTCCTCTCCAGACACCGGTGAGGGTGGAGCTCCCAGGGACAGCGAAGGTGGGAGGGAATAGTTCGTGTGGGGACGGCGCCCGGCTCCCGGAGCTGGTGGCAGAGTTCGGCGACGGCTACTCCTTGGGCCTCACATTCTCAACCAATAACAGTCTCTACGCAGTGATGAGCCTCAAACTGCAGTACAACCTCAGTGACACGTCTGTCTTCCCTGGTGCCAACAGAACTGgtgagaccacacacacacacacacacagacacagggagaTGCTTGCATGCATGTATAACAGGGCTCAGATTGCATCATATGCTCACTCAAGTTTGCTTTAAATGTCATCTTTTGTTTGTCTCCACCTGTTAATGTCGACCGGGGGGATTCTCCTATCCCAAACACAGGCAAAGAAATACAGACAGGAAATTATTTtccagtatttaaaaaaataaatgtcactgtcTGCCCCTCCCACGGTGTGTTGTTCCACAGGTGTGGTAACCGTGGAGACGACCTCTGTGGGAATTGTCGCTAGGGTCAACACCACCTACAGGTGCTTCAGCCCGTCAACTGTCAGCATGGGAGGAGTCAGTGTCACTTTTTCGGATGTAAAGATGGAGGCCTTCATGAAAGGAGATGACCTGAGCCTCAACGGTACCCCCTCCACCACCGCCACACTAAACTGTCCAAAAAGAACCAATAGCACTTTAGCCATTTAGCAGAAGCTCCTATCCAAAGGCACTTGTGTGTGTGGCGATACATTAACCTCGTGGTAATCAAATTGACAACGCCGTTCTTTACCAGCTGATCTACACGGGGCTCCTTTTACACAGCATGCTTACATTTTGCTTACATTTCCAGTCTGACAGTTGTgaactgggtgtgtgtgtgatctgttCTTCCCAGAAAGCGTGTGTCTTGCTGACCAGAGCATCACCACGGCCCCTCCTCAAccccctcccaccaccaccacagcacctcctgcacccccccccacccccccgggACCCCCCGTCCAGGGCAGCTACTCGGTCTCAGACAGCAACGGGACTGTCTGTGTACTGGCTCGAATGGCAGTGCAGCTTGACGTCTCTCAGTACTCCGCCTCCCTAAACAAGGtaaagggcttgtttacatcaCGCTACTTGTTCCGAGACGTTTTCACAATCCTGCGTGGTACGTCTCGAACGCGCCGGCGTAAATTCAAAAGctaagacacagacacacgcccacacacagacacacgcccacacacagacacacgcccacacacagacacacgcccacacacagacacacgcccacacacagtcacacgcccacacacagacacacgcccacacacagacacacgcccacacacagacacacgcccacacacagacacacgcccacacacagacacacgcccacacacagtcacacgcccacacacaagtacacgcccacacacagtcacacgcccacacacaagcacacgcccacacacagtcacacgcccacacacagacacacgcccacacacaaacacacgcccacacacagacacacgcccacacacaagcacacgcccacacacaagcacatgcccacacacagacacacgcccacacacagacacacgcccacacacagtcacacacacacacaggaataaacaataacatttgttaacCTTTCCCTCTCTTGACTTACAGACCATCCATGAAGTGGTAAACCTGCAGCCCAATCAGACGAAGAGCTCAGGGTCATGTGAACCCAACAACGCAACTCTGGTGCTGTCTCAGGGCGGAGCCACCAACCTAACCTTCCTGTTCACTCTGGTAACATCATCACACCACTCCACATCACTTTACTTGTCTGTCTTGTCTTTTCGttgtctccttttctcctcctgtctctcctccctgaccCAGATGTTCTTTCCCCTCTCAACAGAACACCACCTCCAACAGGTATCATCTGATGGGACTGTCTCTGGTTGCATTTTGGCCTGACATGGCAGGTTAGTGACTGACCCCTTTGTTCTAGAATACTGCATGACCTGTCACCTCCCTGTCTTTCATAGAAAACTGATTGTCAACAGAGGGAACATCTGGGTTAGAATTGAattccccctcctctcttcctccagctcCTTTCACAGCCAGTAACATGAGTCTGGACTACCTGAGTAGCTCTCTGGGTCGGAGCTTCATGTGTAGTTCAGAACAGACTCTTGCAGTAAACCAGAATTTCAGCTTGAACACCTTCCATCTGCAGATCCAGCCCTTTGGACTCACGGCAGGACAGTTTGGACAAGGTACTGGACACACGCAAAATATCCTCAATTTACTCATGGTTAATATAATAAGACACTgggtcctcactagtcatgatttacctgTGGTTAATATGGTATGACACTgggtcctcactagtcatgatttacctgTGGTTAATATAATAAGACACTgggtcctcactagtcatgatttacctgTGGTTAATATAATAAGACACTgggtcctcactagtcatgatttagcTGTGGTTAATATAATAAGACACTgggtcctcactagtcatgatttacctgTGGTTAATATAATAAGACACTgggtcctcactagtcatgatttacctgTGGTTAATATAATAAGACACTGGGTCCTCACTAGTATAGTaaaacacacttacacacaaatCTCCTGTTACCCTGCGCTCCATATTTTTGTCTTACTCCCGCACTTCATTCTacttccttctctcccccccacaccccctccGTCTCTCCTTGCAGCGGAGGAGTGCCAGTTAGATCAGGAGAACATGCTGATCCCCATCATCGTAGGAGCAGCTCTGGCCGGTCTGGTCCTCATTGTCCTCGTGGCGTACCTCATCGGCAGGAAGAGGAGCCACGCTGGATACCAGACCATCTGAGATCCCCTTGACACAGCAGGCCGCGTCTCTAATGCCACTCTATTTCCTATATTGTCcacttattttatttgtcatttttaccAGCACCTCCATAGGGTACTGGTCAAATGTAGTCCACAAGATAGGGATTAGGGTGTGATTTTGGACACTGCAGGGAGCCAGACACTCCAACCCCCCACTGCTACAATTGACTGACTAATGGACAGACCAAACcaactgcgtgtgtgtgtgggtgtgtttgtgggtgtgtgtgtttgtctgtgtgtgtgtgagagtgtgcgGGGGTAGGTGTCCGTCCTTTTATTTTTGACTTTCTGTCGAAAGATTATTCAGAACGCTCATCCTTCGCTTCATACAAGCCAACCAACCGCCTGGGAAAGACAACAAAAACCCACTTCTGCCGTCACCCATGGCTGAGCTGTTCCAAGCAGCGTTCTTGTCTTGACATGTCCGAAGTAGCACACATCTACACGTTGTGTAAATAAAGTGAATCTGACATTAAGTTATATAGTATCAAACCTGCATGGAGGGGCAGGCTTAATTCCTACAAACACCCCTTGTGTGTGTCCCAACACGCACACTCTGGCGGGCTTCCTTTGCTTTCC contains:
- the lamp1a gene encoding lysosome-associated membrane glycoprotein 1a isoform X3, coding for MNRNLPWVFGLACVVILGCLARTQAQVTLVVTNGNLTCIKAELSASFFIPYDTANGTTPVRVELPGTAKVGGNSSCGDGARLPELVAEFGDGYSLGLTFSTNNSLYAVMSLKLQYNLSDTSVFPGANRTGVVTVETTSVGIVARVNTTYRCFSPSTVSMGGVSVTFSDVKMEAFMKGDDLSLNESVCLADQSITTAPPQPPPTTTTAPPAPPPTPPGPPVQGSYSVSDSNGTVCVLARMAVQLDVSQYSASLNKTIHEVVNLQPNQTKSSGSCEPNNATLVLSQGGATNLTFLFTLNTTSNRYHLMGLSLVAFWPDMAAPFTASNMSLDYLSSSLGRSFMCSSEQTLAVNQNFSLNTFHLQIQPFGLTAGQFGQAEECQLDQENMLIPIIVGAALAGLVLIVLVAYLIGRKRSHAGYQTI
- the lamp1a gene encoding lysosome-associated membrane glycoprotein 1a isoform X1; amino-acid sequence: MFRLDVSSHRIAVSHAHSEKCCLARTQAQVTLVVTNGNLTCIKAELSASFFIPYDTANGTTPVRVELPGTAKVGGNSSCGDGARLPELVAEFGDGYSLGLTFSTNNSLYAVMSLKLQYNLSDTSVFPGANRTGVVTVETTSVGIVARVNTTYRCFSPSTVSMGGVSVTFSDVKMEAFMKGDDLSLNESVCLADQSITTAPPQPPPTTTTAPPAPPPTPPGPPVQGSYSVSDSNGTVCVLARMAVQLDVSQYSASLNKTIHEVVNLQPNQTKSSGSCEPNNATLVLSQGGATNLTFLFTLNTTSNRYHLMGLSLVAFWPDMAAPFTASNMSLDYLSSSLGRSFMCSSEQTLAVNQNFSLNTFHLQIQPFGLTAGQFGQAEECQLDQENMLIPIIVGAALAGLVLIVLVAYLIGRKRSHAGYQTI
- the lamp1a gene encoding lysosome-associated membrane glycoprotein 1a isoform X2; protein product: MFFLGITPCPIGMQTSLVEGCLARTQAQVTLVVTNGNLTCIKAELSASFFIPYDTANGTTPVRVELPGTAKVGGNSSCGDGARLPELVAEFGDGYSLGLTFSTNNSLYAVMSLKLQYNLSDTSVFPGANRTGVVTVETTSVGIVARVNTTYRCFSPSTVSMGGVSVTFSDVKMEAFMKGDDLSLNESVCLADQSITTAPPQPPPTTTTAPPAPPPTPPGPPVQGSYSVSDSNGTVCVLARMAVQLDVSQYSASLNKTIHEVVNLQPNQTKSSGSCEPNNATLVLSQGGATNLTFLFTLNTTSNRYHLMGLSLVAFWPDMAAPFTASNMSLDYLSSSLGRSFMCSSEQTLAVNQNFSLNTFHLQIQPFGLTAGQFGQAEECQLDQENMLIPIIVGAALAGLVLIVLVAYLIGRKRSHAGYQTI